In a single window of the Longimicrobium sp. genome:
- a CDS encoding DUF6398 domain-containing protein, translated as MTARSRQTDEPRVPQKLRPVHDEVVRITDAFCAEHLDAEYAAMARDMAATLSRKRPSPLEGGRPKSWAAAIVYALGQVNFLFDPTQTPHLEARRLCELMDVGQNTVAGKAKEIRRLLRIGTADPRWWRPSRIGENPLAWHVQLSNGMIVDARHLPRELQEQAFQMGLIPYVPETR; from the coding sequence ATGACCGCGCGCTCCCGCCAGACCGACGAGCCCCGCGTCCCGCAGAAGCTCCGGCCCGTCCATGACGAGGTCGTCCGCATCACCGACGCGTTCTGCGCCGAGCACCTCGACGCCGAGTACGCGGCCATGGCGCGCGACATGGCCGCCACGCTCAGCCGCAAGCGCCCATCTCCGCTGGAAGGCGGGAGGCCGAAGAGCTGGGCCGCCGCCATCGTCTACGCGCTGGGGCAGGTGAACTTCCTCTTCGATCCCACCCAGACGCCGCACCTGGAGGCCCGCCGCCTGTGCGAGCTGATGGACGTGGGGCAGAACACCGTGGCGGGGAAGGCGAAGGAGATCCGGCGCCTCCTGCGCATCGGCACCGCCGACCCGCGGTGGTGGCGGCCCAGCCGGATCGGTGAAAACCCGCTCGCCTGGCACGTCCAGCTCTCGAACGGTATGATCGTGGACGCGCGCCACCTCCCCCGCGAGCTCCAGGAGCAGGCGTTCCAGATGGGCCTGATCCCCTACGTTCCCGAGACCCGATGA